Below is a window of Halolamina sp. CBA1230 DNA.
TCGCCGGCCTCGACGCGCTCGAAGTTGGGGACCACCACGTCGTACTCCCGGCCCGGCGGTTTGGCGATGGGGCCGTCGAGACGGAACACCTCGACCTCGCCGCGTTCGGGCTGGGCCAGCCGGTCGTCCACCGCCGGCACGGACAGCGCGTTCGCCGCCGCGAGGAACGCTCGGGTCAACCAGTAGGCGTTCTCTGCGGCCTCATCGGTCCCCTGGAGGCCACACTCCATCTCGATGGTGTGGGCGTACTCCACCAGCCGGCCGTCGGTGTAGTTGTCGGTCTCGATCAGCACGTCCACGGGGAGCAACGGCGCGAACGAGCGCGCGATCTCGTCGACGGTGTCGATCACCGCGATCGGTTCGGCGTAGGACTGCGTGGAGTGGAGCGCCAGCACCGTACAGTCCTGTACCTCCCGAGCGAGTTCGCGGGCGAGCCGCGACTCGTGGGTATCCCCCTCGGGATCGCCCGGGAACACGCGGTTGAGGTCCGCTTCGAGGAACCGCTCGCCAGCCTCGAGCGCCTCCTCGTTGGCGATGATCAGCTTCACCGGTCGGTCGACGTCGGGCTCCTCGGCGAGGAGTCGCTCGACCGCCCGCACCCCACACGGCTCGTCGCCGTGGATCCCGGCGACGACGGCCAGCTCGGGTTGGCCCTCACCCAACTGGTGGATCTGCATACTGTACGGAACGGGACGAACGGGCAAGAAGGGCTCGGCTTCGGGCGCATCTGCCGCGTCGGGAGGCGGACTCAGGGGAGGCGAGCGAACCGCCAGAGAGCGTTGTTCCGGACGAACCCGATCCGCTCGTAGAACCCGGTCCGCTCGCCAGTCGCACAGACGACGATCCGGCTGCTCGGGAGCGGGCAGCGATCGACGACCCTCCGGATCAGCGCGGCACCGATGCCTTCGCCGTGGATGCCGGGAGCGACGCCGACGTGAGTCAGCCGAGCGACCGGTGCCTCGTCTCCCCCTCCGTCGTGGACGTACCAGCCGGCGGCGCCGACGGGGTCCTCGCCGCGGAACGCGACCAGTTCCGTGCCACCGAGCGCGCTCGTGAATGCGGCCGCGTAGGCGACACCCGCGGGGTCGCGCCCCACCAACTCGTGGACGGTTCGGGCGGCGTCGCTCCCGTGGGGCCGGCCGTCGAACCGGAGACCGTTCCGGCTGTCGGGCGCCTCGACGCGGTGGGGGAGCAGCGCCCAGTAGTTCTCGCGTTCGTACCCCCGATCCCGTGCGAGCGGTGCGAGTCGGGCCGCAGTTTCGGGGTCGGTCCCAGCGACGACGCGGTGTGGGAGATTGCAGCGGTCGAACAGCGAGTCCAGTCTGTCGAGAAGCGCCCGCGCGGCCTGATCACGGTCGGGCAGCGGTGCGTCGACGGTCGGCAGTCGCGCGTCGAGCAGCTGCGTCGCCGCCGCGCGGTCGTCGTGGTCGGGGTCGTGGACGAACGGGCCGAACCGCGTCTCGGTCACGTCGGCGAGCGCGCGGCGTTTCGCGTACTCCGCGTCGGCGACGCGCTGGGAGGGGAGCACGTCAGCCCAACCCCGTCGCGTACTCGTAGTCGGCGGGGTAGGCGTCGGGGGTGTGGTCGTCGATCGCGATGTGCCAGTCGTCGATCAGGCGCGGTTCGAAGATCGCGACCAGCAGCCGCCGGCGGACCGCGGCGACGTCGACGCCGTAGAAGTCGTCGGGCACCCCGCGGAGGTAGTCGAGCGCGGTCGAGAACAGCGAGCGCATCCCGGCGTCGCCGGCGTCGGCACCGCGCCCGCAGTCGGCGGCGTGTTTGTGCGTGCCGGCGGCGACCTGCTGCATCCCGTGGCAGAACGCCGACTCCGCGGTCCCGCGGCCGTAGTTGTACCACTCGAACTTGAAGCAGTCGTAGCTCTCGGTGTAGGCGGCGTCGTTGTAGAGGCGAACGCCGTGCTCGGCCGCACGCCGGAGCGTCGCGTGCTCCCAGCGCCGGTCCTCACGCCACCCGGTCGGGTCCCCCAGCGGCGGCGCGACGCCGGGGTCGCGGGTGTGCTCGTCCATCGTCGGGGCAGTAGTGCGGGGGAGGGTGTGAAACTATCGCCGGCGCGTGGAGGCGGCGAGTGTGAAACTATCGCCGGCGAGCCTGTCACGACCGTGGGTCGGCCCGAACCGTTGGCTTAAACCCCGACGGCCCGTTCTCCCGGACTGCGTGCGAGGGTAGCCAAGCTGGGAAACGGCGGCGGACTCAAGATCCGCTCCTGTAGAGGTCCAAGGGTTCAAATCCCTTCCCTCGCATCGTCGGGGCAACCACCCCGTGATGCGGGAGGACGCTCACAGAGCGTTCTTCCCTCGCAAAACTTCGACAGAACTCGACCAGCGACAGCTACGGTCCGCTACTCGATCTTCCCGCTCGACGGCTTCCCACAGATCGAGAACCGCGTCAGCCGCAGGATCGACAGCGTCTCGAAAGGGTACGACTCCTGTCGCACCTCCTCGGGGACGAAGCCGGCATCGCGGGCCAGCTCCTCGACCTCCTCGAACCCCGCGAGCGAGGAGACGAGCAGCAGCGCCTGCCCGCCGGGCGCGAGCACGCGCCCGAGGTCGTCGAGAAACGGCTCGATCAGCTCTCGGCCGCTCTCGCCGCCGGAGAGCGCCTGCTCCATCCAGTCGTCCCACTCGTTCTCCGGATCTGTCGGGAGGTAGGGAGGGTTGAACAGCACCGTCTCGAAGCTCCCGTCGGCGAACGCGTCCGTGAGGTTCGTCCGGACTGCCTCGACGCCGCGCTCCCGAGCCTGCCGGCAAGCGTGGGGGTTCACGTCAGCGGCGACGGTTTCGGGAACCTCCGAGGCGACCTGTTCGGCGACCCAGCCCGAGCCAGTGCCGACCTCGAGCGTGCGGCCGCGGGCGAACTCCGCGGCGGCGTCGGCGAGCAGCCCCGAGTCCTCCGCCGGCTGGTACACCTTCGTCTCCTGTCCGCGACGCTCGGCGAGTCCCGACACCGACGAGTCGTCCCCGTCGGTCATTCGTCCGCCTCGGTGTCGCTCTCGTCGTCGGTATCCCCGTCGTTCTTCTCGGCGGCACTATCGCCGTTCTCACGCTCGTCAGCGTCGGCGGCGTCCTCCCGCTCGATGCGGTCGTCGTCCGCCTCGCTGTCCTCCTCCGTGTCGTCGGCGTCGCCGTCGGTCACGTCACTCGCACTGACGCCCGAGACCGCGAGCCCGCCGGCCTCCGGCCGGCCGGAGAGTTCCCGCTGTGGGTACGGGATCTTGATCCCCTCGGCGTCGAACGCCTCCTTGACCGCCGTCATTACCTCCGTTCGGGCCTTCCACATCTTCCGGGCGCTGGGGTTGTCGATGTAGTAGCGCAGCTTCAGCACCACGCTGGAGCCGCTGAACTCCGAGAGCACGACGTTTGGGTCGGGGCGCTCCATCGGCGTCTCCGTCTCGGCCATCGCCTCGGCGGCGACCTCCATCGCGTGCTCCACGTCGGTGTCGTAGTCGACGCCGACGTCGGTCTCGATCCGCAGGCGGCCCTTCCGGGAGCGGTTGCGGATCTCGGTGGCCGTGACGATGTCGTTGGGGATCATCACGTACTCGTCGTCGAACGTCCGGATTCGGGTGTTGAACACGCTGATGTCGGTGACGATCCCCTCCTCCTCGCCGATCACGACCCAGTCGCCCAGATCGAACGGCCGCGAGAACAGCACCACGAAGCCGGCGAGCACCGCACCCAGCGTCTGCCGGGCCGCGAGGCCGATTATGATACCTGCAGCCCCCGCGCCGAGCAGCAGTTGGCCAGGGTCGACGTTCCAGATCCCCAGCACCACCAGCACCGCCATCGCGAAGATAACGATCTGAACGAGGTGGTGGGCGACCTCCTGCTGATGATCGCTGATCGCCCCGCGCTCCTTCGAGAGTCGCCGGATGCTACTCTTGGTGAGCCGCGTCAGCCCGTAGGAGGCCACGAGGATGACGAACGTCAGCCCGATCGCGGCGACCTGACTCGGGGATGGGTCGATCTGTTCGAAGCCGCGCTCGACCAGCCCGCCGGCCCGCCAGACCGAGATCAGGAACAGCGAGACGATCGCCGTACACAGCGCCATGAACCCGGCCTGGGCCGACTCGGCGACGGCGTCGTCGAGATACTCCTTCAGCCGCGGGCCGATCGAGCGCACCCCGACGCCGACGATCGCCAGCAGCACCAGTGCGAGCACCGTCACCAGCACTCTGGCCTGCATCGACGAGAACGTCGATTGGATCACGTCCTGGAGCGGATAGTTGCCGAGCATCAGTCGTCCCCCTCGGCGACGACGCCGGGGTCGATGCGTGTCGCAATCCGCGCCAGCTCGGCGAACTCCGCCGGCGAAACGGTTCCCGCACGCTGGCTCATCAGCGACTCCTCCGCCGCGTCCACGACGGCGTCCGGCTCCTCTAGCCCCGAGATGTGGGCGGTGTTCCGGACGGCGTTGCGCATCGTCTTCCGGCGCTGGGTGAACAGCGCCTTCACGAACCTGAGGAAGAAGGCCTCGTCGGCCACCTCGTACTCCGGTTCGCGCGGCGTACAGCGAACGACCGCGCTGTCGACGCGGGGGCGGGGGTCGAACGCCTCGGCGGGGACGTGCTCCACGATCTCCACGTCGGCGTAGTGCTGGGCCGACACGGAGAGCCGACCGTAGTCGTCCTCGCCCGGCGCGGCGACCATGCGCTCGGCGAACTCCTGCTGGAACATCAGGACGAGCGGGCACTCCCGGGGCAGGAGATCGAACGCGATCTCGGAGGAGGCGCCGTAGGGGAGGTTCGACACCGACGCCGTGAACTCCGGCAGGTCGACTGCGAGCGCGTCGCCCGCGATCACGGTCAGGTCGCCGGCGTCGATCGCGCCGGCGAACTCCTCCCGGAGGAACGAGACGAGATCCGGGTCGCGCTCGACGACGGTCACCTCCCCGCCGGCGGGCGCGGCGTCGAGCAGGCGATCGGTGAGCGCGCCCGTCCCGCCGCCGATCTCGAGGACGTGCGAGCGGTCGGCCCCTTCGGGCAGGTAGCCCGGCAGCCGGTCGAGCACCCGGTCGTCGACGAGGAAGTGTTGGTCGAACTCCGGGTTCCCCCGCTTGGCCCGCCGGATGAGGGCGTCGGGGTCCCGCAGGTCGTCGGCCCCAGTCATTACCGGCGATAGCGCGTCGCCGGCGTTAAAAGCCCCGTTCCGGCTGCGCCGAGATGCGTCCCCCTCGCCGGCTCACCGTGCCGGCGAGACGCTACTGCTCCTCGCCGACGAACGCCTGGTACTTCACGTCCTCCGTCAGCTCCTCGATGATCCGGTCGACGACGGTTCCCTTGGCGTCGTGGAGGCCGGAGATCCGCTCCTCCAGCTCCTCGAAGCTCTCGAAGGGGCCCTCCCGTTTGCGGCTCTCGAGGATGTCGTCCCGGAGCTTCTCGCCGATCCCGGGCAGGACGTTGAGCTGGTGGAGCCGCAGCGTCAGCGGCTGGGCGTCGTTGAAGTAGTCGAGGAAGCGCTGGGGGTGGCGTTCGACGATCTCCTCGATCACGTACTCCAGCTCCTGCTCGGCGCCCCGGGAGAGGTCGTCGTGGTCGATCTCCCGGTAGCGCTGGACGAGCTCCCGGTCGGCGTCGGGCGCGACGACGATCCGGTCGCCGATACTCACGTCGGCGTCGTCGGCCAGCGTGAGCTCGAACAGGTCGAAGTTCTCCTCGCCGACGGCGTAGGCGATCTCGGGTTTCTGGTGCTGTGGCCGGTCGTCGTCGGGCCGTCCGTACGGGAGATGGTCGAGCACGACCGCGTGCTCGACCGCCTCGTCCTCGGCGGCGTCCTCGGCCGTACCGGACTCTTCGGCGTCGCTCATGGCCGGGATTAGTCACCCCGACGGATAAACTGTCGCCCGGCGTGAGAACGAGTCGAGCGCGCCCGCGATCAGGCGTACTCGGCGACGATGTTGAGGATCTCGTCGAGCTCGTCGCCAGACAGCGAGTAGCGCTCCTGTGCGTACACCGTTCGCAGCTCGTCGCGGTCGCGGGGGAGCAGGTCCGCGATCTTGTGAGCGGTCGGGTCGTCGACCTTGTCGAGCTCCTGCAGGCGCTCGACCAGCTCGCGGGACTCCTCGGCGTCGAGGAGGGCGAAGCGGTTGACGTGTTCGATGGCGCGGGCGAGCTCGTAGCGGAGCTCGCGGTCCTCGTCGGCCGCGCGCTGCTCCTCGACGGACTGGAGCTCCTCTTTCACCTCGGCCGCGGTGAGATACTCCTCGTCGAGCTTCTCTTTGAAGATCGTCATTACTCCTCCTGCGCGCGGAGATGGGCGGCGGTGGCGATGATCGTCTTCTCCTTGCCGCCGTCGGTGATCTGCACCTTGAACGCGTCGCCCTGCTGGCCGACGACCTCGCCTGTGTGGCCGTTGAAGCGCGCGTGGAAGCGCCCGTCCTCCACCGAGGGGTCGAGCACGAGGTGGACCTTCTGGCCCTCGTCGAACTCGGCGATGGCGCGCTGGGGCGGCGACATACCGCGCTCGCGGGGGTGGTTCGAGAGCTTGTTCCGCGTTCCAGTGGTGGGCCCGTTGGAGCTAGGCATGGTCTTGTCGTCGCGTACTGGCGGTCGGCGTATAAACGATGCGTTCTCGGGTCGGCAGCTGTCGCCGAGACACCCCACCAGCCGCGCCGGAAGCGGAACTATGACGCCCCCACCGGCCCAGATGCGGGTATGAGCGACGACAACGACGAGGAACGGATCGAGACGCGCGCGATCCACGCCGGCCAGGAGCCCGACGAGGAGACCGGTGCGCTGATGACGCCGATCTACGCCAACTCCACGTACGAGCAGGACGCGCCGGGCGACCACCGCGGCTACGAGTACTCCCGGACGGGCAACCCAACCCGGACCGATCTGGAAGCGAACCTCGCCGCACTCGAGGGCGGGGAGTTCGGCCGCGCGTTCTCCTCGGGGATGGGGTCGATCAACACGGTCCTCAATCTGCTCGAATCCGGCGACCACGTCGTCGCCGGCGACGACGTGTACGGCGGCACCCACCGCATCTTCACGCAGGTGTACGAGGAGTACGACCTGGAGTTCGACTTCGTCGACACCACGGACCACGACGCCGTCCGCGACGCGATACAGGAGAACACCGAACTGCTCTGGGTCGAGACGCCCACGAACCCGCTGCTGAACGTCAACGACATCGACGCGCTGACCGACATCGCCGACGAGTACGGCGCGCTCTCGGCGGTGGACAACACGTTCGCGACCCCGATGCTCCAGCGCCCGCTGGAACACGGCGCGGACATCGTCTCCCACTCGCTGACGAAGTATCTCGGCGGCCACTCCGACGTGGTCGGCGGCGCGCTGATCGTCGACGACCCCGAACTCGACGACCGGATCGGGTTCTACCAGAACTCCGTCGGCGCGACGCCGTCGCCGTTCGACTGCTTCCTCGTCCTCCGCGGGACGAAGACCCTGCCCGTGCGGATGGACCGTCACTGCGAGAACGCGAGCGAACTGGCTCACTGGCTGCAGGACCACGACGCGGTGGACCGCGTCTACTACCCCGGGCTGGAGAGCCACCCGGACCACGAACTGGCGAGCGAGCAGATGGACGACTTCGGCGGGATGCTCAGCTTCGAACTCGACGGCACGCTCGACCAGGCCCGGACGGTCGTCTCCGAGACCGACGTGTTCACGCTCGCCGAATCGCTCGGCGGCGTCGAGAGCCTGATCGAGCAGCCGGCGACGATGACCCACGCCGCGATTCCGAAGGAGGAACGCGAGGCCGCGGGGCTGACCGACGGGCTGATCCGCGTCAGCGTCGGCGTCGAGCACGTCGACGATCTGAAGGCCGACCTACAGGGGGCGTTCGACGAGGCGCTGTAGCGACAAACGCTTTTGTTTCGTGCGACGTTGACTCTGATCGATGGGAGAGGGCGCCTCGCAGTTCGGCCGGACTGTCGGCGCCGCCACGCTGGGGTACGCAGCGGCCGCGGCGATCACGTGGCTGGTGTTCGACCCGGCCGATCTCACGGGAACGACGAGACTGGTCGCGTTCGGCGGCTGCTTCGCCGCCGCTTCGATCGTCGCCTATCTGTCGCTCACTCGACTGGCGTCGACGCTCCGCGAACGCGGCTACCCGGTCTCCCGTGGGACCGACGCCGCCTACGCGCTGGCGACCGCAGGACTCCTGTTCGGCGTCGGCGCCGTCGTCGCGTACGCGCCGTTGAACCGGGCGCTCCAAGGAAGATCACTCGTGGCTGCAACGTTCGTGGCGGGCGGGCTCACGATCGTCATCGGGGCGATCGTACTGGAGGGCGACAGTGTCCGGGACTCCCTCGCCGGCTGAACTACCTTCGAACGAACTCCGATAGTTTCTCCGAGATGCTGCGTTCCTCGCCGAGTTTGAGGTAGTAGGCGTCGCCGCCGTCCTCGTAGTAGGCGTCGATGCGGCGCACCACCTCGAACCCGATGTGGCGGTAGAAGGAGAGCGCGTCCTCGTTGGTCG
It encodes the following:
- a CDS encoding 50S ribosomal protein L21e, producing the protein MPSSNGPTTGTRNKLSNHPRERGMSPPQRAIAEFDEGQKVHLVLDPSVEDGRFHARFNGHTGEVVGQQGDAFKVQITDGGKEKTIIATAAHLRAQEE
- a CDS encoding cystathionine gamma-synthase; amino-acid sequence: MSDDNDEERIETRAIHAGQEPDEETGALMTPIYANSTYEQDAPGDHRGYEYSRTGNPTRTDLEANLAALEGGEFGRAFSSGMGSINTVLNLLESGDHVVAGDDVYGGTHRIFTQVYEEYDLEFDFVDTTDHDAVRDAIQENTELLWVETPTNPLLNVNDIDALTDIADEYGALSAVDNTFATPMLQRPLEHGADIVSHSLTKYLGGHSDVVGGALIVDDPELDDRIGFYQNSVGATPSPFDCFLVLRGTKTLPVRMDRHCENASELAHWLQDHDAVDRVYYPGLESHPDHELASEQMDDFGGMLSFELDGTLDQARTVVSETDVFTLAESLGGVESLIEQPATMTHAAIPKEEREAAGLTDGLIRVSVGVEHVDDLKADLQGAFDEAL
- a CDS encoding HemK2/MTQ2 family protein methyltransferase; protein product: MTDGDDSSVSGLAERRGQETKVYQPAEDSGLLADAAAEFARGRTLEVGTGSGWVAEQVASEVPETVAADVNPHACRQARERGVEAVRTNLTDAFADGSFETVLFNPPYLPTDPENEWDDWMEQALSGGESGRELIEPFLDDLGRVLAPGGQALLLVSSLAGFEEVEELARDAGFVPEEVRQESYPFETLSILRLTRFSICGKPSSGKIE
- a CDS encoding mechanosensitive ion channel domain-containing protein; the encoded protein is MLGNYPLQDVIQSTFSSMQARVLVTVLALVLLAIVGVGVRSIGPRLKEYLDDAVAESAQAGFMALCTAIVSLFLISVWRAGGLVERGFEQIDPSPSQVAAIGLTFVILVASYGLTRLTKSSIRRLSKERGAISDHQQEVAHHLVQIVIFAMAVLVVLGIWNVDPGQLLLGAGAAGIIIGLAARQTLGAVLAGFVVLFSRPFDLGDWVVIGEEEGIVTDISVFNTRIRTFDDEYVMIPNDIVTATEIRNRSRKGRLRIETDVGVDYDTDVEHAMEVAAEAMAETETPMERPDPNVVLSEFSGSSVVLKLRYYIDNPSARKMWKARTEVMTAVKEAFDAEGIKIPYPQRELSGRPEAGGLAVSGVSASDVTDGDADDTEEDSEADDDRIEREDAADADERENGDSAAEKNDGDTDDESDTEADE
- a CDS encoding GNAT family N-acetyltransferase — protein: MLPSQRVADAEYAKRRALADVTETRFGPFVHDPDHDDRAAATQLLDARLPTVDAPLPDRDQAARALLDRLDSLFDRCNLPHRVVAGTDPETAARLAPLARDRGYERENYWALLPHRVEAPDSRNGLRFDGRPHGSDAARTVHELVGRDPAGVAYAAAFTSALGGTELVAFRGEDPVGAAGWYVHDGGGDEAPVARLTHVGVAPGIHGEGIGAALIRRVVDRCPLPSSRIVVCATGERTGFYERIGFVRNNALWRFARLP
- a CDS encoding DUF655 domain-containing protein, producing MSDAEESGTAEDAAEDEAVEHAVVLDHLPYGRPDDDRPQHQKPEIAYAVGEENFDLFELTLADDADVSIGDRIVVAPDADRELVQRYREIDHDDLSRGAEQELEYVIEEIVERHPQRFLDYFNDAQPLTLRLHQLNVLPGIGEKLRDDILESRKREGPFESFEELEERISGLHDAKGTVVDRIIEELTEDVKYQAFVGEEQ
- a CDS encoding RNA polymerase Rpb4 family protein, whose protein sequence is MTIFKEKLDEEYLTAAEVKEELQSVEEQRAADEDRELRYELARAIEHVNRFALLDAEESRELVERLQELDKVDDPTAHKIADLLPRDRDELRTVYAQERYSLSGDELDEILNIVAEYA
- a CDS encoding 16S ribosomal RNA methyltransferase A gives rise to the protein MTGADDLRDPDALIRRAKRGNPEFDQHFLVDDRVLDRLPGYLPEGADRSHVLEIGGGTGALTDRLLDAAPAGGEVTVVERDPDLVSFLREEFAGAIDAGDLTVIAGDALAVDLPEFTASVSNLPYGASSEIAFDLLPRECPLVLMFQQEFAERMVAAPGEDDYGRLSVSAQHYADVEIVEHVPAEAFDPRPRVDSAVVRCTPREPEYEVADEAFFLRFVKALFTQRRKTMRNAVRNTAHISGLEEPDAVVDAAEESLMSQRAGTVSPAEFAELARIATRIDPGVVAEGDD
- a CDS encoding succinylglutamate desuccinylase/aspartoacylase family protein translates to MQIHQLGEGQPELAVVAGIHGDEPCGVRAVERLLAEEPDVDRPVKLIIANEEALEAGERFLEADLNRVFPGDPEGDTHESRLARELAREVQDCTVLALHSTQSYAEPIAVIDTVDEIARSFAPLLPVDVLIETDNYTDGRLVEYAHTIEMECGLQGTDEAAENAYWLTRAFLAAANALSVPAVDDRLAQPERGEVEVFRLDGPIAKPPGREYDVVVPNFERVEAGERFAIADGEALTADEPFYPVLLSAEGYDDIFGYAAEAVGTLE